The DNA region GGCCCCCGGGGACGTTGTTGCCGTAGCCTCCGACCTGCTGCACCGCCCAGCCCTGTGTACCGCTGGTGTAATAAGTGTCGTAGGTGTTGGGTTGGGAGGTTGAACCAATCATCACACTAAAGGTGGCCGGGGTGACACGCTTGAGGGTAAGGCGGTCGGCGGTAACGATGCGGTCGTGGAGGACGTAGTCCACGTTGGGCAGCGCTGCGAGGCGACGCATCGTATCCGCGTCGCTTTGCGGCGAGGAGACTACGCTTTTGGGGTGAAGGGAACTGGAGTTGGCGATGGATTGCGCGGTAGCGATGCCGAAGCGCTCGTTGCGGTGGAGAAGATTTGCTCCAGCGGCGTGAATGCGGGCTTCAGCATCTCCGGGGATGGTGGCGTTGCGATAGACAACGATGAAGTGGTGAGGAACGATGGGAGCGGTTTCGACTTGTGCGTGCAGGGTTGGCGCAAGAAGAAGGAACAGGGTGATCATGATGCCGGCACTTTGCGTTATCGACCATGTCCGACAATCCGGATTGTCATCGGCGGTGCAATGAGGGGTGGAGATATTGCTGTTACGAAACACCGTTACACCTCGTTGTTGCTCTGGTGTCTACATCGGCACGTGGCATAGAAAGCAGTAGCTCTCGGTCGGATGTGCTATTACTTTGGTTTACCGCGTGGCGAAAGAAGCGATTGTTCAGCTTGCCGCACGGTGCATTGACCCTGTTCGACTGCACATGCTCTAATGGCCGCCTTTGTGAAACTGTTTACGGATTTGTGTTCTAAGGAGACCTTTGCATGGATGTGATAAGCCTTCTGGGTATGGTCGTTCAGGTGCAGGTTCCAGCTTCGCCTGCTGGTATTTCGGGCGATGGCGGGGCGGTCTGCCTTTGGATGGCGATGGGCGTCGGTGTGGTGGCACTGGTGGCAGCCTGGATGCTGGCACGACATGTGCTCTGTTGCGAAACCGGGACTCCAGAGATGCGGTCGATCTCCGATGCCATCCGCGAAGGAGCCGAGGCGTTTCTGAAACGGCAGTACAGGACAATCGGCGCGATTGCGGTGGTTTTGGCGATACTGCTGTTCGCGGGATACCACATGTCGGAACGGACGGCTCCGTTTGCCATGAAGACGGTCATCAGCTTTCTGGTGGGCGCCGTGTGCTCCGGGCTGGCGGGCTATACGGGGATGTATGTCTCGATCCGGGCGAACATCCGCACGGCCTCGGCGGCACGCGGCAGTTTGAACAAGGCGCTGCAGATCGCGCTGCGCGGTGGCGCGGTGACCGGGCTGGTAGTGGTCGCGCTTTCGCTGCTGGGTGTGGGTACGCTGTTTCTATTTTTTGGCGGCCTGACCAACCCACAAACTGTCCCCTATCAGTTGGTCGGATTTGGTTTTGGCGCTTCGCTGGTAGCGTTGTTCGCGCAGCTAGGCGGCGGAATCTATACCAAGGCCGCCGACGTGGGCGCGGACCTGGTGGGCAAGGTGGAGGCGGGAATTCCGGAGGACGATCCGCGCAACCCAGCGGTGATTGCTGACCTGGTGGGCGATAACGTTGGCGACTGCGCGGGACGCGGCGCGGACATCTTTGAATCGACGGCGGCGGAGAATGTTGGCGCGATGATTCTGGGTGCGGCGCTCTATCCGGTGTTTGGGGTGAAGGGAATTCTGTTTCCGCTGATTGTGCTGGCAATCAATTTGATTGCGAGTATCGCCGGGGTCTTCGTCGTGAGTACGAATGAGACGGAAGATCCAATGCGTGCCTTGAATCGCGGGTTCTACCTGACGTCGGCGCTGGCGCTGGTGGGATTTGCTGTCGCTGTTTACACCATGCTCGATGGGCCGACGGTGAAGCCGCTATGGCTGCTGGGTTGCGGCGTCATCGGTCTGATTACGTCGTTCCTTTTTGTGTGGATCACGGAATACTACACCGAGTCGCGGTACAGGCCGGTGCAGTCGATTGCAGCCGCTTCGTTGACGGGGCCGGCGACGAACATCATCAGCGGGCTTGCCGTCGGCATGGAGACCCCGGCGCTTCCGGTGATCGCGATTTCGGCAGCGCTGCTGCTGAGTTACTACTTCGGCGTGCAGGGGTTGTCTGATGTTGCGGGCGTTACCGATTATGCAAAGGGCATCTACGGTACGGCGCTCGCCACGATGGGCATGCTGAGTTGCGCAGCCTACATTCTGGCGATGGACACGTTTGGGCCGATTACGGACAATGCCGGTGGAATTATCGAGATGTCGAACCAGCCAGAGTCGATCCGCGAGCGCACAGACAAGCTGGATTCGGCGGGTAATACGACCAAGGCGCTGACCAAGGGGTATGCGATTGGGTCGGCTTCGCTGGCCGCGTTTCTCCTGTTCTCGGCATATCTCGAGGAGATCAAGGTCATCGTGGCAGACAAGGTTCACCTTGCCGGCGGCTACATGCCTCCGGGGTGGAGCTTCACGAATATCAATCTGGCCCAGGTGCCGGTGTTTGTAGGAGCCCTGCTGGGGGCGATGATGACCTACCTGTTTAGCTCGATGGCGATCAAGGCGGTCGGGCGGACGGCGCAGATGATCGTGAAGGATGTTCGCGACCAGTTCAAGGAGAATCCGGGAATTATGGCTGGAACTTTGAAACCGGACTACGGTCGCTGCGTTCATATTGTCACCGGCGCGGCGTTGAAGGAGATGGTGATGCCCGGGCTGCTGGTGGTTTGTATGCCGGTGGCGGTGGGGCTGATCTTCCGGCACTTCAGTGCAAGCTATCAGGCGACCTCGGAGATCTATGCTCCGGGGACGATTTTGCCTGTGCCTGCGATTGCGGGAATTCCGGTGAACCTTGCCGGTGCCGAGTCGGTTGCGGGTCTGTTGATGGTAGGTACGATCGCCGGGATTCTGCTGGCGATGCTGATGAACAACGGCGGCGGAGCCTGGGACAACGCGAAGAAGTTTATCGAGACTGGACAATATGGCGGCAAGAAGTCCGAAGCGCATAAGGCTTCGGTGGTTGGAGATACGGTCGGCGATCCGTTCAAGGACACGGCAGGGCCGAGCCTGCATGTACTGATCAAGCTGCTGGCCACGATTACGCTGGTGCTTGCCCCGCTGTTTGTTTAGGTTCAGCATACAGCTTGACATGGAAGCCGCCTTGATGAGAGGCGGCCGACGTGTGTGGGATGGAATAAAGGCCGTGCCAGACAGTACAATCACTCCTTGGCAGAGGCAATAACGATGGCTCGGAATATGGTGTCCAACTCGGTTGAAAAGAAGGTCGCTGAAGGCGAGCTTACACCGGAGAAGCTGGTGGAGTTCTACCGACTGATGTACCTGTCGCGGCGCACGGATGACCGCGAGATTGTGCTGAAACGTCAGCAGAAGATCTTCTTTCAGATATCATGCGCAGGTCATGAGGCGCTGCTCGTTGCGGCGGGAATGGCGATGCGTCCAGGGTATGACTGGTTCTATCCGTACTACCGGGACCGGGCGATTTGCCTCGCCCTGGGAAACACCGTTGAAGAGCAGTTGCTGCAGTCTGTCGGCGCGGCGGACGATCCGGCGAGCGGCGGGCGGCAGATGCCATCGCACTGGTCCAGCAGGAAGCTGAATATCGTGACGTCATCTTCTTCGACGGCGACGCAGTGCCTTCACGCCATTGGTTGCGCGGAGGCAGGCCGATATTTTGCGCGGCACCCAGAGGCTGCGGCCAAACATGCAGGCGATTACCGCGAGTTCAAGGACGTCAAGTTTCATGGCGACGAAGTGGTCTACGTCTCAATTGGCGAGGGATCGACGAGCCAGGGAGAATTCTGGGAGTCGCTGAATACGGCGAGCAATCAAAAGCTGCCCGTGCTCTATGTCGTCGAGGACAATGGGTACGCCATCTCGACGCCGGTGGAGGTGAATACTCCGGGAGGAAACATCTCGCGGCTGGTAGCGAATTTTCCAAATTTTCATTTTGCCGAGATCGATGGCACCGATCCGATTGCCAGCTACAAGGCGATGGTGGAGGCGGTCGCTTATTGCCGGGCGGGGCATGGACCGGCCTTAGTGCATGGGCATGTCATTCGGCCTTATTCGCACTCGCTCTCCGAAGATGAGCGCGATTATCGTTCGGCGGAAGAACTGGAGAGGGACTCCCTGCGAGACCCCATCTCGAAGATGCAGATGTGGCTGCTGCGCGAAGGGATTCTGGATGCCGACGCGATCAACAAGCTGGAGCGCCGGGTGGATGAAGAGGTGCAACGGGCCGCGGATAAAGCGGTGATGGCGAAGCTGCCCGCAATCGAGTCCATTACGCGGTACGTGTATTCCGAAGATCTGAGTCCGATGGATGCGAGGTTCGCTACGAAGCCCGCGGCTACGGTGGATGCGAACGAACGGACCATGGCCGACCTGATCAACGCGTGTCTGAAGGACGAGATGCGGCGGGATGAACGCATCGTTGTGTTCGGCGAAGACGTAGCCGATGCCAGCCGCGATGAGGCTTTGCTGGCAGGGAAGATCAAAGGCAAGGGCGGCGTCTTCAAACTGACCTCTGGATTGCAGACGGAGTTTGGCAGTGACCGGGTGTGGAACTCTCCCCTGGCAGAGGCCAACATCGTTGGCCGTGCGATCGGGATGGCGGAGCGTGGATTGAAGCCGGTGGTTGAGATTCAGTTCTTCGACTACATCTGGCCCGCAATGCACCAGATGCGGAATGAGCTGGCGCTGATTCGTTGGCGCTCGAACAATGGCTTCAGTTCGCCACTGGTGATGCGGGTTCCGATTGGCGGATATCTGACGGGTGGCTCGATCTATCATTCGCAGTCGGGCGAGAGCATCTTTACGCATACGCCGGGAGTGCGGGTGGTGATGCCATCGAATGCACGGGACGCGATGGGACTGCTGCGGACGGCGATCCGCTGCGATGACCCAGTGCTATTTCTGGAGCATAAGCGGTTGTACCGCGAAACCTACGGGCGCGCGGCTTATCCCGGGCCGGATTACTGCATCCCCTTTGGGAAGGCGGAAATTGTTCGTCCGGGCAAGGACGTGACGGTGATTACGTATGGCGCTGTAGTGCCACGGGCTTTGCAGGCAGCGCAGAAGCTCCATCGCGAGAAGGGCATTGATGTGGAGTTGATCGATCTGCGAAGTCTTGCTCCTTATGACTGGGAGGCCATTGCAGAGAGTGTGCGCAAGACCAATCGCGTGATCGTGGCGCACGAAGATATGTTGAGCTGGGGATACGGCGCTGAGATCGCTGCGCGAATCGGCGACGAGCTGTTCCACGATCTGGATGCACCGGTGCGCCGCGTGGCCGCGATGGATACGTTTGTGGCGTACCAGCCCGTGCTTGAGGATGCGATCCTGCCTCAGCCTGAAGATCTCTATAGGGCTATGGAAGAGCTTGCAGCTTTTTGAACGGTGCTGCGTAAACGATCATAACCAGCAAAAAAATGGGGTCCGCAGTTTTGCGGACCCCAAAGCGCATGGGATGGTTTATGCGGGTTGGAAAGAGGCTGAGGCGTGCATCTCCGACGCCTTGGATGATCGAACCAGCCGCGAATCAGCGGGCGACTGAAGTCTGAACCGGTCAACCTGCTGTTCGAGGGCAACGGCAGTCGTACGAAGCGATTCGATTCCGGCTGCGGTGGTGGCCATCTCGGTGAGATTTTCATGGCTGAGCGAGTGGATGGAGTCGAGGCTTGCGCTCGACTGGTCCGCCGCGGCAGTCTGTTGCGAAGCGGCGATGGCAATCTGGGCGATCATGCGGTCGACGCGTTCCGCCATGCCGATGATCTTTTCGAGCGCCTCGCCTGCCTGAGTGGTGGTGACGACGCCCTGCTGGACCGTCTCCGTGCCGCTCTCCATGCTGGCAATGGCGGTGCGAGTGCGGTCCTGAATGCCCTGAATCATGCTGGCGATCTCACCCGTTGCCTGCGCTGTGCTTTCGGCGAGACGGCGGACCTCCCCGGCGACCACAGCAAAGCCTCGGCCCTGGTCTCCGGCGCGTGCGGCTTCGATGGCTGCGTTGAGAGCGAGCAGGTTGGTCTTGCGTGCGATCTCATCGATGACGGTGACGATCTGGCTGATGCGTCGCGAGTCATCGCCGAGCAGCGTGACGGTGGATGAGGTATCACTGACAGCGGTGGCAATGGAGTGCATGTTGCCGAGCACCTGCTTGACGATGGTTCCTCCATCGCGTGCGGTCTCTGCTGCGTTCCGTGCGGTTTCAGCAGCAGACTGCGTGTGCCGCGAGACCTCGGCAATCGATGCCGACATCTCCTGCATTGCCGTTGCAGCCTGTTGCGTCTGCTGGCTCTGCTGATCGATGCGGCGGTGGATCTGGTCGCTGGCCGTGCGCATGGAGGCCGCGCTTCCAGTCAGGGAGCCCGACGTGTGGACGACGGTACCTATGATGCCACTGAGACTGGCCTGCATCTGCTGCATGGCCATGGCGAGGGAGCCGATCTGGTCCTGACTATGCAGATCGAGCGCTTCGCCGGTAAGGTCCCCGGCGGCGATCGCGTTTGCGCGTTCAGCGACCAGGTCAACGCCTTTGGTGATGCG from Edaphobacter paludis includes:
- a CDS encoding methyl-accepting chemotaxis protein produces the protein MKLESKLGLSTGFLIIAMLLSAYTAHVRIEEANHLSDVVTTSRLPIIMGSRDVDSHLTRTISSLESYMLFGLDPATSASFRQAREQQFAMAEAAVAKLSQDSTHFDLGPDASRLEMIESGLVKLKPLEEKVEALNETKTSQGTAQAYDTLQNQILPLERGLFTTVTDLAQSQMSQTNEELVQLRRANRSTLLTLWFATIFGAIVGGVISTFLARRITKGVDLVAERANAIAAGDLTGEALDLHSQDQIGSLAMAMQQMQASLSGIIGTVVHTSGSLTGSAASMRTASDQIHRRIDQQSQQTQQAATAMQEMSASIAEVSRHTQSAAETARNAAETARDGGTIVKQVLGNMHSIATAVSDTSSTVTLLGDDSRRISQIVTVIDEIARKTNLLALNAAIEAARAGDQGRGFAVVAGEVRRLAESTAQATGEIASMIQGIQDRTRTAIASMESGTETVQQGVVTTTQAGEALEKIIGMAERVDRMIAQIAIAASQQTAAADQSSASLDSIHSLSHENLTEMATTAAGIESLRTTAVALEQQVDRFRLQSPADSRLVRSSKASEMHASASFQPA
- a CDS encoding dehydrogenase E1 component subunit alpha/beta gives rise to the protein MARNMVSNSVEKKVAEGELTPEKLVEFYRLMYLSRRTDDREIVLKRQQKIFFQISCAGHEALLVAAGMAMRPGYDWFYPYYRDRAICLALGNTVEEQLLQSVGAADDPASGGRQMPSHWSSRKLNIVTSSSSTATQCLHAIGCAEAGRYFARHPEAAAKHAGDYREFKDVKFHGDEVVYVSIGEGSTSQGEFWESLNTASNQKLPVLYVVEDNGYAISTPVEVNTPGGNISRLVANFPNFHFAEIDGTDPIASYKAMVEAVAYCRAGHGPALVHGHVIRPYSHSLSEDERDYRSAEELERDSLRDPISKMQMWLLREGILDADAINKLERRVDEEVQRAADKAVMAKLPAIESITRYVYSEDLSPMDARFATKPAATVDANERTMADLINACLKDEMRRDERIVVFGEDVADASRDEALLAGKIKGKGGVFKLTSGLQTEFGSDRVWNSPLAEANIVGRAIGMAERGLKPVVEIQFFDYIWPAMHQMRNELALIRWRSNNGFSSPLVMRVPIGGYLTGGSIYHSQSGESIFTHTPGVRVVMPSNARDAMGLLRTAIRCDDPVLFLEHKRLYRETYGRAAYPGPDYCIPFGKAEIVRPGKDVTVITYGAVVPRALQAAQKLHREKGIDVELIDLRSLAPYDWEAIAESVRKTNRVIVAHEDMLSWGYGAEIAARIGDELFHDLDAPVRRVAAMDTFVAYQPVLEDAILPQPEDLYRAMEELAAF
- a CDS encoding sodium-translocating pyrophosphatase — translated: MDVISLLGMVVQVQVPASPAGISGDGGAVCLWMAMGVGVVALVAAWMLARHVLCCETGTPEMRSISDAIREGAEAFLKRQYRTIGAIAVVLAILLFAGYHMSERTAPFAMKTVISFLVGAVCSGLAGYTGMYVSIRANIRTASAARGSLNKALQIALRGGAVTGLVVVALSLLGVGTLFLFFGGLTNPQTVPYQLVGFGFGASLVALFAQLGGGIYTKAADVGADLVGKVEAGIPEDDPRNPAVIADLVGDNVGDCAGRGADIFESTAAENVGAMILGAALYPVFGVKGILFPLIVLAINLIASIAGVFVVSTNETEDPMRALNRGFYLTSALALVGFAVAVYTMLDGPTVKPLWLLGCGVIGLITSFLFVWITEYYTESRYRPVQSIAAASLTGPATNIISGLAVGMETPALPVIAISAALLLSYYFGVQGLSDVAGVTDYAKGIYGTALATMGMLSCAAYILAMDTFGPITDNAGGIIEMSNQPESIRERTDKLDSAGNTTKALTKGYAIGSASLAAFLLFSAYLEEIKVIVADKVHLAGGYMPPGWSFTNINLAQVPVFVGALLGAMMTYLFSSMAIKAVGRTAQMIVKDVRDQFKENPGIMAGTLKPDYGRCVHIVTGAALKEMVMPGLLVVCMPVAVGLIFRHFSASYQATSEIYAPGTILPVPAIAGIPVNLAGAESVAGLLMVGTIAGILLAMLMNNGGGAWDNAKKFIETGQYGGKKSEAHKASVVGDTVGDPFKDTAGPSLHVLIKLLATITLVLAPLFV